The segment CGACGCTGGCCACCACGCTGATGGGTCCGCTCAACAGCAAGGAGGCCGTGCAGGCCTACCTCGCCGCGGTGGAGAAGGCGAAGGCGACCGGCGGCAAGGTGCTCACCGGTGGCGCCGCGCTCACCGACCGCAAGGGCAACTTCGTGCTGCCGACCATCGTCAGCGGTGTGAAGAACGGCGACGAGGTGGTGCAGACGGAAACCTTCGCGCCGATCCTCTACGTGATGCCGTTCAAGACGCTGGACGAAGCGATCGAACTGCAGAACAGCGTGCCGCAGGGCCTCTCTTCGGCCATCTTCACGCAGAACCTCAAGTCGGCCGAGCAGTATCTGTCGGCAGCCGGCTCCGACTGTGGCATCGCCAACGTCAACATCGGCACCTCGGGCGCGGAAATCGGTGGCGCCTTCGGTGGCGAGAAGGAAACCGGTGGTGGTCGCGAGTCGGGTTCGGATGCGTGGAAGGTCTACATGCGCCGCCAGACCAACACCATCAACTACTCGAATTCGCTGCCGCTGGCGCAGGGCATCAAGTTCGACCTGTAAGACAGTATCGGCGACCGGCAACCGCCGGTCGCCATCTTTCACCGCCCAACGTGCATCGACATGAGCTATCAGACGCCCGCATACCGAAGCACCAACTCCATGGCGGTGATCAGCCTGATCTTCGGCATTGCCTGCTGGTTCGTCTTGCCGTTCATCGGCGCCATCGTGGCGGTCGTCTGCGGACACCTGGCGCGCGGGGAAATCCGCCGAGCGGAGCCCGGCACGGTAGATGGCGACGGCCTGGCACTTGCTGGGTTGGTGCTCGGTTACATCCATCTGGCCCTCGCGCTGCTCGCCATCGTATTCGTCGTCGTTTTCCTCCTGCTGGGCTTTGGCATCGGCCTCCACTCGCTGCATTGGTGATGTCATGAGTCCGCAAGACACCACCACACTCGCGACGGCGCCGTTCGACTTCCGCGGCTATCGCGTCGTGGTGGCGGGCGGCAGCAAAGGCATCGGCCGCAGCATAGCGTTGGCTTTTGCGCGAGCGGGTGCGGCGGTATCGGTGTGCGCGCGCGGCGAGACCGCGCTGGACAAGGTGCGCCACGCCATCGCCGCGTTCGGCGTGACCGCACATACGCGTCGCTGCGACCTGGCGGATGCCCAAGCCATCGATGCCTACATCCGCGAAGCGTCGGAAGTGCTCGGCGGCATCGACGTACTGGTGAACAACGCCAGCGGCTACGGCTTCAGCAATGACGACGCCAGCTGGCTGGCGGGCTTCAACATCGACATCATGGCAGCGGTGCGCGCCTCCCAGGCGGCCCTGCCGCACCTGAAGGCGTCGTCTCACGCGTGCATCCTGCATACGTCATCGATCGCCGCTTTCCACCCGAGCACGCGCAGTGCACCGTATGCCGCGGCCAAGGCGGCGCTGAACCAGTACACCACCTCGCAGGCGATGATGCTGGCCAAGCATCGGATTCGCGTGAACGCGATCGCGCCGGGTTCCATCGAGTTTCCGGAAGGCCTGTGGGATCGCCGCAAGGCCGAGGCGCCGGAGCTGTACCAGCAGACGCTGGCGAAGATCCCCTTCGGTCGCTACGGCAAACCCGAGGAAATCGCCAACGTCGCCCTGTTCCTCGCCTCTCCCTTCGCCAGCTGGATCACCGGCCAGACGCTCTGCGTGGACGGCGGCCAGCTGCTGTCAGGTTGATGACCCATGACTGATCTGGACTCCACCGGGCGTTTCAGCGATCGCGTCGCCGACTATGTGCGCTATCGCCCCGATTATCCCGTGGCGATGCTTGAATGGCTGCAACACACATACGGCGTGAATCCGCATTGGCTGGTGGCGGACGTCGGCGCCGGTACGGGCATCTCCAGCAAGCTGTTCCTGGACGGTGGCTACCGCGTGATCGCGGTGGAGCCGAACGAACCGATGCGCAAGGCGGCGGAACAGTGGCTCGGCGACAACGAGCGCTTCCGCACCATCGGAGGGCATGCCACCGCCACCGGCCTGGATGACGCCAGCATCGATCTGGTAACAGTCGCCCAGGCTTTCCATTGGTTCGATCAGGCCGCGACGCGCGTTGAGTTCCAGCGTGTTCTCAAGCCTTCGGGTCTGGCAGCCATCATCTGGAATTCGCGTCGCCTGGTGGGCACGCCTTTTCTGGAAGGCTACGAGGCCCTGCTGAAGGAATATGGCACCGACTACACCAGCGTCGCCGAGCGCTATGGCGACGAGCCGCAGATGCGCGCCTGGTTTGGTATCGGATACCTCGGCATGGGCCGTTTCGATCATGGCCAGCTGCTCGACTTCGATGGGCTGCGTGGGCGCCTGATGTCGTCCTCTTACGCACCACGCGCGGGCCATCCGCAACACGAGCCGATGATGCAGGCCCTGCACAAACTGTTCGACAGCTGCGCGGTCGACGGCCGCATCAGCTTCGATTACGACACCGTCATCTACGTGGGCACCTTGCCTTGAGCATGTACAACCTGATCCGCCCCCTGCTGTTCGCGCTCGACGCGGAAACGGCGCACGGCCTGACGCTGTATGGCCTGGACGTGGCCCAGCGCAGCAACTTCGCGCACCTGGTCGCCAAGCCACCGGCTGACCTGCCGACCACGGCCTTCGGCATCCGTTTTCCCAACCCCGTCGGTCTGGCGGCCGGCCTGGACAAGAACGCCGACCATCTCGATGGACTCGGCGCACTGGGCTTTGGCTTCGTCGAAGTGGGTACCACGACCCCGCGTCCGCAGCCGGGCAACGACAAGCCGCGCATGTTCCGCCTGCCGCGGCACGAGGCGGTGATCAATCGCCTGGGGTTCAACAACGCGGGCGTAGATGCCCTGGTGCGCAACGTGCAGCAGTCCAGTTATCGCGGCGTGCTGGGCATCAACATCGGCAAGAACAAGGACACGCCGAACGACAAGGCCGTGGACGACTACCTGTTCTGCCTGGAGCGCGTGTACGCGCTGGCCAGCTACGTCACGGTCAATATCTCCTCGCCGAACACGCAGGGCCTGCGCGACCTGCAGGAAGAAGCCACGCTGCGACGCTTCATCGA is part of the Dyella jiangningensis genome and harbors:
- a CDS encoding quinone-dependent dihydroorotate dehydrogenase codes for the protein MYNLIRPLLFALDAETAHGLTLYGLDVAQRSNFAHLVAKPPADLPTTAFGIRFPNPVGLAAGLDKNADHLDGLGALGFGFVEVGTTTPRPQPGNDKPRMFRLPRHEAVINRLGFNNAGVDALVRNVQQSSYRGVLGINIGKNKDTPNDKAVDDYLFCLERVYALASYVTVNISSPNTQGLRDLQEEATLRRFIETLREAQERLGAQSGQRKPMLLKIAPDLSETELDAIADVLLAANVDGVICTNTTIDHSAVASDPHGNETGGLSGKPLFARSTAVLRGMRKRVGDKLDIIGVGGILDGSDAAEKIDAGASLVQIYSGMVFRGPALIAECVDEIRRQREDTHGG
- a CDS encoding SDR family NAD(P)-dependent oxidoreductase, with product MSPQDTTTLATAPFDFRGYRVVVAGGSKGIGRSIALAFARAGAAVSVCARGETALDKVRHAIAAFGVTAHTRRCDLADAQAIDAYIREASEVLGGIDVLVNNASGYGFSNDDASWLAGFNIDIMAAVRASQAALPHLKASSHACILHTSSIAAFHPSTRSAPYAAAKAALNQYTTSQAMMLAKHRIRVNAIAPGSIEFPEGLWDRRKAEAPELYQQTLAKIPFGRYGKPEEIANVALFLASPFASWITGQTLCVDGGQLLSG
- a CDS encoding class I SAM-dependent methyltransferase, with product MTDLDSTGRFSDRVADYVRYRPDYPVAMLEWLQHTYGVNPHWLVADVGAGTGISSKLFLDGGYRVIAVEPNEPMRKAAEQWLGDNERFRTIGGHATATGLDDASIDLVTVAQAFHWFDQAATRVEFQRVLKPSGLAAIIWNSRRLVGTPFLEGYEALLKEYGTDYTSVAERYGDEPQMRAWFGIGYLGMGRFDHGQLLDFDGLRGRLMSSSYAPRAGHPQHEPMMQALHKLFDSCAVDGRISFDYDTVIYVGTLP
- a CDS encoding DUF4190 domain-containing protein, producing MSYQTPAYRSTNSMAVISLIFGIACWFVLPFIGAIVAVVCGHLARGEIRRAEPGTVDGDGLALAGLVLGYIHLALALLAIVFVVVFLLLGFGIGLHSLHW